From a single Brassica rapa cultivar Chiifu-401-42 chromosome A01, CAAS_Brap_v3.01, whole genome shotgun sequence genomic region:
- the LOC103845411 gene encoding dolichyl-diphosphooligosaccharide--protein glycosyltransferase subunit 4A — translation MIDDQDLGFIVNSLGIFIFGLVIAYHYVAADPKYEAT, via the coding sequence ATGATTGATGATCAAGACTTGGGGTTTATAGTCAATTCTCTTGGCATCTTCATCTTCGGATTGGTAATTGCTTATCATTACGTAGCTGCTGATCCCAAATACGAAGCCACTTGA